Proteins from one Salarias fasciatus chromosome 14, fSalaFa1.1, whole genome shotgun sequence genomic window:
- the LOC115401216 gene encoding galactose-3-O-sulfotransferase 2-like, whose protein sequence is MEGKWPCCRWRVVLIICTLSVVGFVIQTFILRNDTFALNKQHALHVLQKVFHHWSPPGTREPESGGPPGLGRERWKATPSPGCQHKSHIVFLNTHTTDSSAIQNILYRYGEQRNLTFALPKGKDVRFPRRQLFQAQFVEGVDSSRVKEFHIMCNQMRFRKSEVAKVMPEDTLYFSMLRHPVPLVQSAFLYSKVVTIFGDSHDLDMVVEDSLRNSTSPVDESGFTLNKLAFDFGFDNVVSAGDEDLEQRAAEVIVDIEKDFHLLLIHEYFDESLILLRHTLCWSLEDVATFRPSRRSDQTHYSVSAETAEDIRQWNALDWKIYQHFNATFWHKVESVVGVEQMQKEVSDLRELQAELTRTCLEGKMAHPEVTWQGREVSLGFNLNPGLNAALKRKCQKLVTPALQYTYKLYDQQFP, encoded by the exons ATGGAAGG gaaatGGCCGTGCTGCAGGTGGCGTGTGGTGCTGATCATCTGCACTCTGTCCGTGGTTGGTTTTGTCATTCAAACTTTTATCTTAAG AAATGACACGTTCGCCCTCAACAAACAGCATGCACTGCATGTCCTGCAGAAGGTCTTCCACCACTGGAGTCCTCCAGGGACGCGGGAGCCAGAGAGCGGCGGTCCTCCAGGCCTCGGCCGGGAGCGGTGGAAAGCCACGCCATCACCGGGCTGCCAGCACAAATCACACATCGTtttcctcaacacacacacgacgGACAGCAGCGCCATCCAGAACATCCTGTACCGCTACGGGGAGCAGAGgaacctgacgttcgccctcCCCAAGGGCAAGGACGTCAGGTTTCCCCGGCGGCAGCTTTTCCAGGCGCAGTTCGTGGAAGGAGTCGACAGCAGCAGGGTGAAGGAGTTTCACATCATGTGCAACCAGATGAGGTTCAGGAAGTCTGAG GTGGCCAAAGTGATGCCTGAAGACACTCTGTACTTTTCCATGCTGAGACACCCGGTGCCTCTCGTGCAGTCGGCGTTCCTGTACTCCAAGGTCGTCACGATCTTCGGCGACTCCCACGACCTGGACATGGTCGTAGAGGACAGCCTGAGGAATTCCACGTCTCCGGTGGACGAGAGCGGCTTCACCTTAAACAAGCTCGCCTTTGACTTCGGCTTCGACAACGTCGTTTCAGCCGGAGATgaagacctggagcagagaGCCGCCGAAGTCATCGTGGACATAGAGAAAGACTTCCACCTTCTTCTCATCCATGAGTACTTCGATGAGTCCCTCATCCTGCTCAGACACaccctctgctggtctctggaggACGTGGCGACCTTCAGGCCCAGCCGGCGCAGCGACCAGACCCATTACTCCGTTTCAGCTGAAACAGCGGAGGACATCAGGCAGTGGAACGCTTTGGACTGGAAGATCTACCAACACTTCAACGCCACCTTCTGGCACAAAGTGGAGAGTGTGGTCGGGGTGGAGCAGATGCAGAAGGAGGTGTCCGatctgagagagctgcaggccGAGCTGACGCGCACCTGCCTCGAGGGTAAAATGGCTCACCCGGAGGTCACCTGGCAGGGGCGAGAGGTCAGTCTGGGCTTTAACCTGAACCCAGGGCTCAACGCTGCCCTCAAAAGGAAGTGTCAAAAACTCGTAACACCAGCGCTGCAGTACACGTATAAACTGTACGACCAGCAGTTTCCATAG
- the LOC115399945 gene encoding nuclear factor 7, ovary-like, with product MASEEHFYCSICLDIFTDPVSTPCGHNYCKSCITDYWAISDVSQCPLCQETFLNTPKLRVNTEFRDILKIFRPAGPAAAGPGVSWEVSCDLCPKGKRPAVKSCLACLASYCDAHLQPHGTVQALQWHKLVDPVGSLEDRVCQNHSKVKELFCRTDRSCVCTLCMADQHATHEAVSLQEEVEARRSELKHLQGEVKRTLIRKSVLSHKIQNSVKRGRHDVEKAKAEILESFAALVALIESRKVKLLQLLEEKQKAAEQQGSESLRRLQQEIQDHQDSDNKLERLLKSEDEFTVLQGLPSIPAPSKSELLPSRALTPCHMEAVRKAMTRTTETLTEQMDSIMKDVKTEGGTEEEEMDSRTEEVFHDELGIIQQNFAEEVTLDRNTAHPSLLVSVDQRQVTDGGWKRSAPDHPSRFDCLHYVLANQGFSSGKFYYQASLRGQTSWEVGVARDSIGKKGVSLSLSPDHGCWTLGLYWGRIQANDNPPVVLFPSEVPQRVGVFVDYEGQLVSFYDVDRRTLLYSFTRCVFTPHEDVPSSSGDSWWGRPCVYTCSRPKTKVYPIFRPGAGPTPLQINTVRPTRGRV from the coding sequence ATGGCCTCTGAAGAACATTTCTACTGCTCAATCTGTCTGGACATCTTCACTGATCCTGTCTCCACTCCCTGTGGACACAACTACTGCAAATCCTGCATCACGGACTACTGGGCCATCAGCGATGTGAGCCAGTGTCCGCTGTGCCAGGAGACGTTCCTCAACACCCCCAAGCTGCGAGTCAACACCGAGTTCAGAGACATTCTGAAGATTTTCAGACCggcaggacctgctgctgctggtcctggtgtaTCCTGGGAGGTGTCCTGTGACCTTTGCCCGAAGGGGAAGCGTCCGGCCGTGAAGTCCTGCCTGGCGTGCCTGGCCTCGTACTGCGACGCTCACCTGCAGCCACATGGCACGGTTCAGGCGCTGCAGTGGCACAAGCTGGTGGACCCCGTGGGGTCTCTGGAGGACAGAGTGTGTCAGAACCACAGCAAGGTCAAAGAGCTTTTCTGCAGGACGGACCGGAGCTGTGTGTGCACGCTGTGCATGGCCGACCAACACGCCACGCACGAAGCAGTGTCTTtacaggaggaggtggaggcgagGAGGAGCGAGCTCAAGCATCTGCAGGGAGAAGTTAAACGGACCCTCATCAGGAAGAGTGTTCTCTCACACAAGATTCAGAACTCCGTGAAGCGGGGCCGACATGACGTGGAGAAAGCCAAAGCTGAAATCCTCGAGTCCTTCGCTGCTCTGGTGGCTTTGATTGAGAGCAGaaaggtgaagctgctgcagttgctggaggagaagcagaaagcAGCGGAGCAGCAGGGCAGCGAGTCTCTCAGACGCCTGCAGCAGGAGATTCAGGACCATCAGGACTCTGACAACAAGCTGGAAAGGCTCCTGAAGTCTGAGGACGAGTTCACAGTCCTTCAGGGCCTCCCTTCCATCCCGGCCCCCTCAAAGTCCGAACTCCTCCCCTCTAGAGCCCTAACGCCCTGCCACATGGAGGCCGTGAGGAAAGCCATGACCAGGACTACTGAGACCCTCACAGAGCAGATGGACAGTATCATGAAAGACGTGAAGACTGAGGGGGGGACCGAAGAAGAAGAGATGGACTCCCGAACGGAGGAGGTGTTTCACGATGAGCTCGGGATAATCCAGCAGAACTTTGCTGAAGAAGTGACTCTGGACCGGAACACAGCGCACCCGTCCCTCCTCGTCTCAGTGGACCAGAGACAAGTGACAGATGGAGGCTGGAAGAGGTCCGCCCCCGACCACCCGTCCAGATTCGACTGTCTCCACTACGTCCTGGCAAACCAGGGCTTCTCCTCCGGCAAGTTCTACTACCAAGCGTCACTCAGGGGTCAGACATCCTGGGAAGTGGGTGTGGCCAGGGACTCCATCGGTAAGAAAGGCGTGTCTCTGTCGCTGAGTCCAGATCACGGATGCTGGACTCTGGGGTTGTACTGGGGACGGATCCAAGCCAACGATAACCCTCCAGTCGTCCTCTTCCCGTCGGAAGTTCCGCAGAGAGTCGGCGTGTTTGTGGACTATGAAGGACAACTGGTGTCTTTCTACGACGTGGACAGGAGGACTCTCCTTTACTCCTTCACCCGCTGTGTCTTCACACCGCATGAAGACGTGCCGTCGTCATCTGGAGACAGCTGGTGGGGACGCCCATGTGTCTACACCTGCTCTCGGCCCAAGACGAAGGTCTACCCGATATTCAGACCCGGAGCTGGTCCCACCCCTCTGCAGATCAATACTGTCAGACCAACCAGAGGAAGGGTGTAA